One Oceanotoga teriensis genomic region harbors:
- a CDS encoding nucleotide sugar dehydrogenase: MNLLEKISNKTAKIGVIGLGYVGLPLAVEKAKAGYEVLGFDIQEDKVEKVNDGINYIGDVVNEELEEIVKNKKLSATSDYDRIKECDAVMICVPTPLDKFKQPDLTYVEMSTKEVSKRLHKEMLIVLESTTYPGTTEEVMLPLLERDDLKVGIDFYLAFSPERVDPGNISYKTKNTPKVVGGVTSKCTEHAKVLYENVLDANVFTVSSPKEAEMSKILENSFRIVNIAFINEMAIVAKKMGINIWEVIDAAATKPFGFMPFYPGPGVGGHCIPIDPFYLTYKARAYDYHTRLIELAGEINDFMPEYVVERLMDEMNKQKKCLNGAKVLIVGVAYKNDIDDLRESPALKVIENLENKYADIKVTDPYIDTFMLKGKEYKTVKLTKELIETSDAVIITTGHKHNVDYDLILQNSKIIFDTKNVLKDKREKYSEKIILL, from the coding sequence GTTACCACTTGCAGTAGAAAAAGCTAAAGCAGGATATGAAGTATTGGGTTTTGATATACAAGAAGATAAAGTAGAAAAAGTGAATGATGGAATAAATTATATAGGTGATGTTGTAAATGAAGAATTAGAAGAAATTGTAAAAAACAAAAAATTATCTGCAACATCTGATTATGACAGAATAAAAGAATGCGATGCAGTTATGATATGTGTTCCAACTCCTTTAGATAAATTCAAACAACCAGATTTAACTTATGTTGAAATGTCCACAAAAGAAGTCTCAAAAAGATTACACAAAGAAATGTTGATAGTTCTTGAAAGTACTACTTATCCTGGAACAACAGAAGAAGTAATGCTTCCTCTTTTAGAAAGAGATGATTTAAAAGTTGGTATAGATTTTTATCTCGCATTTTCTCCTGAAAGAGTAGATCCAGGAAATATAAGTTATAAAACAAAGAATACTCCAAAAGTAGTTGGTGGAGTAACCTCAAAATGTACAGAACATGCAAAAGTTTTATATGAGAATGTTCTCGATGCAAATGTATTTACAGTATCTTCACCAAAAGAAGCAGAAATGTCTAAAATATTAGAAAATAGTTTTAGAATTGTAAATATAGCTTTCATAAACGAAATGGCTATAGTTGCAAAAAAAATGGGAATAAACATCTGGGAAGTTATAGATGCAGCTGCTACAAAACCATTTGGTTTCATGCCATTTTATCCTGGACCTGGTGTTGGGGGACATTGTATACCAATAGATCCATTCTATTTAACATATAAAGCAAGAGCATATGATTATCATACAAGATTGATAGAACTTGCAGGAGAAATAAATGATTTTATGCCAGAATATGTTGTTGAAAGATTAATGGATGAGATGAATAAACAAAAAAAATGTTTAAATGGTGCAAAAGTATTAATCGTTGGTGTTGCATACAAAAATGATATAGATGATTTAAGAGAATCTCCCGCATTAAAAGTAATAGAAAATCTTGAAAACAAATATGCCGATATAAAAGTAACAGATCCATATATAGATACTTTTATGTTGAAAGGTAAAGAATATAAAACTGTAAAATTAACAAAAGAATTGATTGAAACTTCTGATGCTGTAATAATAACAACAGGACACAAACATAATGTGGACTATGATTTAATACTACAAAATTCAAAAATAATATTTGATACAAAAAATGTTTTAAAAGATAAAAGAGAAAAATACTCTGAAAAAATAATATTATTATAA
- a CDS encoding Gfo/Idh/MocA family protein has product MLNHALIGCGRIAQKKHTEAIIKNKDKIKTIAVCDIVKENAEKVRNILNENGIKDIKIYTDYKEMIQNENLNAVSIATESGKHHEISMYAMKNDINVLVEKPMALSIKDMDEMIELSEKKNLKLEICFQNRFNPPIQELRKKLTNDDFGKLFHSQASIRWNRNKNYYDQANWRGTWEMDGGTLMNQCTHNIDLLIWNSLSEVEEVYGKTVNYNHDYIDAEDFGTAIIKFKNGMIGIIEGTANVYPKNLEETLSIFGEKGTVVIGGLAVNKIETWNFENENEHPFQKLPDPDTVYGFGHIPLYQDFYESIIQDKKPLIDGKEGKKAVEVVLAIYKSCKENKPIKFPFEFSTLEMKNCL; this is encoded by the coding sequence ATGTTAAATCATGCTTTAATAGGTTGTGGAAGAATAGCTCAAAAAAAACATACAGAAGCAATAATAAAAAACAAAGACAAAATTAAAACAATAGCTGTATGTGATATAGTTAAAGAAAATGCTGAAAAAGTAAGAAATATATTGAATGAAAATGGAATAAAGGATATAAAAATCTATACAGATTATAAAGAGATGATTCAAAATGAAAATTTAAATGCTGTAAGTATAGCTACTGAATCTGGAAAACATCATGAAATAAGCATGTATGCTATGAAAAATGATATAAATGTTCTCGTTGAAAAACCAATGGCTTTATCAATAAAAGATATGGATGAAATGATAGAATTATCAGAAAAAAAGAATTTAAAACTTGAAATTTGTTTTCAAAATAGATTTAATCCTCCAATACAAGAATTAAGAAAAAAATTAACAAATGATGATTTTGGTAAATTATTTCATTCACAGGCCTCTATAAGATGGAATAGAAACAAGAATTACTATGATCAAGCAAATTGGAGAGGTACTTGGGAAATGGATGGCGGTACTCTTATGAATCAATGTACCCATAACATAGATTTATTGATATGGAATAGTTTATCTGAAGTTGAAGAAGTTTACGGAAAAACAGTGAATTATAACCATGATTATATAGATGCTGAAGATTTTGGAACTGCAATAATAAAATTTAAAAATGGAATGATCGGAATAATAGAAGGAACAGCAAATGTATATCCAAAAAATCTTGAAGAAACCCTATCTATATTTGGTGAAAAAGGAACAGTTGTAATAGGTGGTCTTGCTGTAAATAAAATAGAAACTTGGAACTTTGAAAACGAAAATGAACACCCATTTCAAAAACTTCCAGATCCAGATACTGTGTATGGCTTTGGACATATACCACTTTATCAAGATTTTTATGAATCAATAATTCAAGATAAAAAACCTTTGATAGATGGAAAAGAAGGAAAAAAAGCTGTAGAAGTAGTACTTGCCATATATAAATCTTGTAAAGAAAACAAACCTATAAAATTTCCATTTGAATTCTCAACATTAGAAATGAAAAATTGTTTATAA
- a CDS encoding LexA family transcriptional regulator — protein MSNIKIGEKLRFFREKCGYSMQELADEVLISKMSIYYYEKNMKIPGADILFRICQKLNITPNDLFYNKENIILEEQLKEYNEKIFSLKIQITDDSNYPILKKDEIALIKKDEKITNKVLFLIEDSNKNLIIRYMIKTENTIQLIPQNLNYSIIEYDEKNHKIIGKVIGKITYFDQK, from the coding sequence ATGTCAAATATAAAAATTGGTGAAAAGTTAAGATTCTTTAGAGAAAAATGTGGATATTCTATGCAAGAACTCGCTGATGAAGTATTAATATCTAAAATGTCCATATATTATTATGAAAAAAACATGAAAATCCCAGGTGCCGATATTTTATTTCGAATATGCCAAAAATTAAATATCACCCCAAATGACCTTTTTTATAATAAAGAAAATATCATATTAGAAGAACAGCTCAAAGAATACAATGAAAAAATATTTAGTTTAAAAATCCAAATAACAGATGATTCTAACTATCCTATTCTAAAGAAAGATGAAATAGCTTTAATAAAAAAAGATGAAAAAATAACAAATAAAGTTCTATTCTTAATAGAAGATTCAAATAAAAATCTAATCATACGCTACATGATAAAAACAGAAAATACTATACAATTAATACCTCAAAATTTAAACTATTCTATAATAGAATATGATGAAAAAAATCATAAAATTATTGGAAAAGTCATAGGAAAAATTACATACTTCGATCAAAAATAA
- a CDS encoding WD40 repeat domain-containing protein produces the protein MKKYIFIFVFIIQLALSFAVDVVLSSYDTSDIKVLIKSPYNNFISFIYEDYIKVYDSKDFSIMNYFETSSKPFNGVWSEDEKYFFSGNYNGTIDVFNRESSILNFQINEASDNIISIKSYGNFIAFSSMDRGFYVYNYQKRRLVYKKIMENSIHSISFLNSDEISIGDSEGNIFFININDGHNQNKKVSNSLIRDIFKVNDEIIVFSVDGRISIFDMNFIHRNTIYLQNSISKVIFSPNNNYFSVLFSNNDLKVYSFDTMFSTLNLKNLDYKIKAIEWSYDWKFIYISDGENIYIVDITTGILKKVFENFASEPSGVLWIDDKIVYMDQRSNLAIINSSTARIEKFFKTPILFTSFDITYDFKLIGVDREGFLYVYDLDNGSIINKLKVSDSNLNVVKVSKDNSYIAVGGWDSNLYIYSYPDMKLFKKIDKLHSNWIKDIDFNKDSNIMAVSGLDKKVSLIQYPFDKSNVRYLNDFKYNIWSVEWSNSSNLLALGGFDGIMEIWDPYFSNIISRTGISTGAINILDWSKDGALISSGSEDGSIYLWNSKDSSLNSILTANNESVFDVSFDSGGRYLVSISNENIIRIWDIQEKKNVANIMIFSDGKYVSFKDNGDYITNISEEFEKKYFLKYNPISLFESLNFKKIDSLSLKEKEPPVINVVDELSYTVNNSYIMINVIDNGIVKNIRILDENIPVNNKVFNINYKINLERLYGKNLLIEAYDDSGNYSAKNVSLNFKDIKLQVISNQAVIRNEEGKIISVLSRGIVVDLIDLDKDRYFIEYRGKRGYVNKAFMMKINPEN, from the coding sequence ATGAAAAAATATATTTTTATTTTTGTTTTTATTATTCAATTAGCTCTTTCATTTGCTGTTGATGTTGTTTTAAGTTCATACGATACTTCAGATATAAAGGTACTTATAAAAAGTCCTTATAATAATTTTATATCTTTCATTTATGAAGATTATATAAAGGTCTATGATTCCAAGGATTTTAGTATTATGAATTATTTTGAAACATCTTCAAAACCTTTTAATGGTGTTTGGTCGGAAGATGAAAAATATTTTTTTAGTGGTAATTATAATGGTACTATAGATGTTTTTAATAGAGAATCATCCATTTTGAATTTTCAAATAAATGAAGCTTCTGATAATATAATATCTATTAAAAGTTATGGGAATTTTATAGCTTTTTCTTCTATGGATAGAGGCTTTTATGTTTATAATTATCAAAAAAGAAGACTTGTTTATAAAAAAATTATGGAAAATTCTATTCATTCGATTTCTTTTTTAAATTCAGATGAGATATCTATTGGTGATTCTGAAGGAAATATATTTTTTATAAATATAAATGATGGTCATAATCAAAATAAAAAAGTTTCTAATAGCCTTATAAGAGATATTTTTAAGGTTAATGATGAAATAATAGTTTTTTCTGTAGATGGTAGAATAAGTATATTTGATATGAATTTTATTCATAGAAATACTATATATCTTCAAAATTCTATTTCAAAAGTTATATTTTCTCCAAATAATAATTATTTTTCAGTTTTATTTTCAAATAATGATTTGAAAGTTTATAGTTTTGATACCATGTTTTCAACTTTGAATTTGAAAAATCTTGATTATAAAATAAAAGCGATAGAGTGGTCTTATGATTGGAAATTTATATATATTTCAGATGGAGAAAATATATACATCGTTGATATAACAACTGGAATATTAAAAAAAGTATTTGAAAATTTTGCCAGTGAACCATCAGGAGTTTTGTGGATAGATGATAAGATAGTTTATATGGATCAGAGATCAAATCTTGCAATAATAAATTCTTCCACTGCAAGAATAGAGAAGTTTTTTAAAACACCTATATTGTTTACATCATTTGATATAACTTATGATTTTAAACTCATTGGTGTTGATAGAGAAGGATTTTTATATGTTTATGATCTTGATAATGGTAGTATAATTAATAAATTGAAAGTTTCTGATTCTAATTTAAATGTTGTAAAAGTATCTAAAGATAATAGCTATATAGCTGTTGGAGGTTGGGATTCGAATTTATACATATATTCCTATCCAGACATGAAATTATTCAAAAAAATTGATAAGCTTCATTCAAATTGGATTAAAGATATAGATTTTAACAAGGATAGTAATATTATGGCTGTTAGTGGATTGGATAAGAAAGTTAGTTTAATACAATATCCTTTTGATAAAAGCAATGTCAGATATTTGAACGATTTTAAATATAATATATGGTCTGTCGAATGGTCTAATTCAAGTAATTTACTTGCTCTTGGGGGATTTGATGGGATAATGGAAATTTGGGATCCTTATTTTTCAAATATAATCAGTAGAACTGGAATTTCAACTGGAGCTATAAATATACTTGATTGGTCTAAAGATGGAGCTTTGATATCTTCAGGTTCTGAAGACGGTAGTATTTATTTGTGGAATTCTAAAGATTCTTCTTTGAACAGTATATTAACTGCTAATAATGAAAGTGTTTTTGATGTTTCTTTCGACTCAGGAGGAAGGTATTTAGTTTCTATAAGTAATGAAAATATTATTAGGATTTGGGATATTCAAGAGAAAAAAAATGTTGCAAATATAATGATATTTTCAGATGGTAAATATGTTTCTTTTAAAGATAATGGCGATTATATTACCAATATATCTGAAGAGTTTGAAAAAAAATACTTCTTGAAATATAATCCTATAAGTTTATTCGAAAGTCTTAACTTTAAAAAGATAGATTCTTTGTCTTTAAAAGAAAAAGAACCTCCAGTTATAAATGTTGTAGATGAATTATCTTATACTGTTAATAATTCTTATATAATGATAAATGTTATAGATAATGGAATTGTAAAAAATATAAGAATTCTTGATGAAAATATTCCTGTTAATAATAAAGTTTTTAATATAAATTATAAAATAAATTTGGAAAGATTATATGGTAAAAATCTTCTTATAGAAGCATACGATGATTCTGGTAATTATTCTGCCAAAAATGTTTCTCTGAATTTTAAAGATATTAAACTACAAGTTATTTCAAATCAAGCTGTTATAAGGAATGAAGAAGGAAAAATAATATCTGTTTTATCCAGAGGAATAGTTGTTGATCTAATAGATTTGGATAAAGATAGATATTTTATAGAGTACAGAGGTAAAAGAGGTTATGTAAATAAGGCTTTTATGATGAAAATAAATCCGGAAAATTAA